A single window of Granulicella mallensis MP5ACTX8 DNA harbors:
- a CDS encoding SCO family protein translates to MRLRFTLLALVAAMTLALGSLVTGCHSAAKPSAVATKHYPIRGVVVELDATNKSVLLKHESIPGFMEAMTMAYRLSDPTVMSELHPGDKITATLVTDQDADGPTNMRLTDIVVIAQARPDYKPTVQYHEPAPGDSVPDFALLNQSDKKISLKQFRGKVLLMTFIYTRCPLADYCPRLSRNFAEIDKSLSTDAGVYGETHLLSISFDPTYDTPKVLRSYGGAYTGRYTQEQFGHWDFAAPTTDEMAKMEQFFGLGVTPGDNGTLQHSLSTLVIGKDGKVVAFYPTNDWTTDEVIAQIRKAATA, encoded by the coding sequence GTGCGTTTGCGTTTTACTCTTCTCGCTCTTGTTGCTGCCATGACCCTGGCGCTTGGCAGCCTTGTAACCGGCTGTCACTCCGCGGCGAAGCCATCTGCGGTTGCAACGAAGCACTACCCGATACGGGGAGTGGTCGTCGAACTGGACGCGACCAACAAATCCGTTCTGCTGAAGCACGAGTCGATTCCCGGCTTTATGGAAGCGATGACGATGGCCTATCGGTTGAGCGATCCGACGGTGATGTCGGAACTGCATCCGGGCGACAAGATTACCGCAACGCTGGTGACCGACCAGGATGCCGATGGCCCAACGAATATGCGCCTGACCGACATCGTCGTGATCGCGCAGGCGCGGCCGGATTACAAGCCGACGGTGCAGTATCACGAACCCGCGCCGGGCGATTCGGTTCCCGACTTCGCACTACTTAACCAGTCGGATAAGAAGATCAGCCTCAAGCAATTCCGGGGCAAGGTCCTCCTGATGACCTTCATCTACACGCGCTGCCCTTTGGCGGACTACTGCCCGCGCCTGAGCCGCAACTTTGCGGAGATCGACAAGTCCCTCAGCACGGATGCCGGGGTCTATGGCGAGACGCATCTGCTTAGCATCAGCTTTGACCCTACCTACGACACTCCAAAGGTGCTGCGGAGCTATGGCGGAGCCTACACTGGACGCTATACGCAGGAGCAGTTCGGGCATTGGGACTTTGCCGCGCCCACGACGGATGAGATGGCGAAGATGGAGCAGTTCTTCGGTCTCGGAGTCACTCCTGGAGACAACGGGACGCTGCAGCACTCGTTGTCGACGCTGGTGATCGGCAAGGACGGAAAGGTTGTTGCGTTCTATCCAACCAACGACTGGACTACCGACGAAGTGATCGCGCAGATCCGCAAAGCGGCCACTGCGTAA